The following are encoded together in the Streptomyces sp. NBC_00341 genome:
- a CDS encoding sugar ABC transporter ATP-binding protein — protein MELLRVDESVELLRVEGVRKTFPGVVALDSVDFDLRSGEVHVLLGENGAGKSTLIKMLSGAYRPDSGRIFARGQEVRINGAQDAEKLGIATIYQEFNLVPDLTVAENIFLGRQPRRYGLIDRRRMEADAEVLLHRVGLHVSPRAKIRELGIARLQMVEIAKALSLEARVLIMDEPTAVLTSEEVDKLFRIVRRLREDGVGIVFITHHLDEIAALGDRVTVLRDGRSIDQVPASTPESELVQLMVGRSIDQQYPRERADAGEPLLSVRGLSRGGVFHDISFEVRAGEVVGLAGLVGAGRTEVARAVFGADPYDAGTVDVRGERLGKHDVTAAMTAGLGLVPEDRKGQGLVLDASVQENLGLVTLRAASRSGLVDLKGQRTAAARIAEQLGVRMAGLGQHVRTLSGGNQQKVVIGKWLLADTRVLILDEPTRGIDVGAKVEIYQLINELTASGHAVLMISSDLPEVLGMSDRVLVMAQGRIAGELPAERATQDAVMALAVGSAPATEPTERTEPTEPTERIENDEEGPRGH, from the coding sequence ATGGAGTTGCTGCGCGTCGACGAGTCAGTCGAGTTGCTGCGCGTCGAAGGCGTGCGCAAGACCTTCCCCGGGGTGGTCGCCCTGGACAGCGTCGACTTCGACCTGCGCAGCGGCGAGGTCCACGTCCTGCTCGGTGAGAACGGCGCCGGCAAGAGCACCCTCATCAAGATGCTCTCCGGCGCCTACCGCCCCGACAGCGGCCGGATCTTCGCCCGGGGACAGGAAGTCCGCATCAACGGGGCGCAGGACGCCGAGAAGCTCGGGATCGCCACGATCTACCAGGAGTTCAACCTGGTCCCCGATCTCACGGTCGCCGAGAACATCTTCCTCGGCCGCCAGCCGCGCCGGTACGGACTCATCGACCGGCGCCGGATGGAAGCCGATGCCGAGGTGCTGCTGCACCGCGTCGGCCTGCACGTGTCGCCCCGGGCGAAGATCCGCGAACTGGGCATCGCCCGGCTCCAGATGGTCGAGATCGCCAAGGCCCTCAGCCTGGAGGCGCGCGTCCTGATCATGGACGAGCCGACCGCGGTCCTCACCTCGGAAGAGGTCGACAAGCTCTTCCGGATCGTGCGCAGACTGCGCGAGGACGGCGTCGGCATCGTCTTCATCACCCACCACCTGGACGAGATCGCCGCCCTCGGTGACCGCGTCACCGTCCTGCGCGACGGCCGCAGCATCGACCAGGTGCCCGCCTCGACCCCGGAGTCGGAACTCGTCCAGCTGATGGTCGGCCGCAGCATCGACCAGCAGTACCCCCGTGAACGTGCCGATGCCGGGGAGCCGTTGCTGTCCGTGCGCGGCCTCAGCCGGGGCGGCGTCTTCCACGACATCAGCTTCGAGGTGCGGGCCGGTGAGGTCGTCGGCCTCGCCGGGCTCGTCGGGGCCGGCCGCACCGAGGTCGCCCGCGCCGTCTTCGGCGCCGACCCGTACGACGCGGGCACCGTCGACGTACGCGGCGAGCGGCTCGGCAAGCACGACGTCACCGCCGCCATGACCGCCGGGCTCGGCCTCGTACCCGAGGACCGGAAGGGCCAGGGGCTGGTGCTCGACGCCTCCGTGCAGGAGAACCTCGGCCTGGTCACCCTGCGCGCGGCGAGCCGCTCCGGGCTGGTCGACCTCAAGGGCCAGCGCACGGCCGCCGCCCGGATCGCGGAACAGCTCGGCGTACGGATGGCGGGCCTCGGCCAGCACGTCCGCACCCTCTCCGGCGGCAACCAGCAGAAGGTCGTCATCGGGAAGTGGCTGCTCGCGGACACCCGGGTGCTGATCCTCGACGAACCGACCCGGGGCATCGACGTCGGCGCCAAGGTCGAGATCTACCAGCTCATCAACGAGCTGACCGCCTCCGGCCACGCCGTCCTGATGATCTCCAGCGATCTGCCGGAGGTCCTCGGCATGAGCGACCGGGTGCTGGTCATGGCACAGGGCCGGATCGCCGGTGAACTCCCCGCAGAGCGGGCCACCCAGGACGCCGTGATGGCCCTCGCCGTCGGCTCCGCCCCCGCAACGGAACCCACCGAACGCACCGAACCCACCGAACCCACCGAACGCATCGAGAACGACGAGGAGGGCCCCCGTGGCCACTGA
- a CDS encoding substrate-binding domain-containing protein, with translation MATDTHPRKAGAGAAGPGLRRLLLDNGALTALVVLLLAMSLLSGDFLTTQNLLNVGVQAAVTAILAFGVTFVIVSAGIDLSVGSVAALSATVLAWSATSAGMPVVLAVLLAVATGIACGFVNGALVAYGKLPSFIATLAMLSIARGLSLVISQGSPIAFPDSVSTLGDTLGGWLPVPVLVMIAMGLITALVLARSYLGRSMYAIGGNEEAARLSGLRVKKQKLAIYALSGLFAAVAGIVLASRLTSAQPQAAQGYELDAIAAVVIGGASLAGGVGKASGTLIGALILAVLRNGLNLMSVSAFWQQVVIGVVIALAVLLDTLRRKAGSGAPSSAGSSAAGPGSPGSGRRGAMKAGLALVCVAAVIAAVTFFNSGSSGGNTRIGMSLSTLNNPFFVQMKAGAQAEAKAAGIDLTVTDAQNDASQQANQLQNFTSSGVDSVIVNPVDSDAVGPAVRGANDAGIPVVAADRGVNKADTATLVASDNVAGGKLAAKALADKLGGKGSIVVLQGTAGTSASRERGAGFAAGIKAYPGIKTVATQPADFDRTKGLDVMTNLLQGHPGITGVFAENDEMALGAVKALGSKAGKSVSVVGFDGTPDGLKAVGAGTLYASVAQQPKELGKIAVRNAVRAAEDKKVARTVKVPVKVVTRQNVADFS, from the coding sequence GTGGCCACTGACACCCATCCGCGCAAGGCGGGCGCGGGAGCCGCCGGGCCGGGCCTGCGCCGCCTGCTGCTCGACAACGGAGCCCTCACCGCCCTGGTCGTCCTGCTGCTGGCGATGTCGCTGCTCTCGGGCGACTTCCTCACCACCCAGAACCTGCTGAACGTCGGCGTACAGGCCGCCGTCACCGCGATCCTCGCGTTCGGCGTCACCTTCGTCATCGTCTCCGCCGGCATCGACCTGTCCGTCGGCTCGGTCGCCGCGCTCTCCGCGACGGTCCTCGCCTGGTCGGCGACCTCGGCGGGGATGCCCGTCGTCCTCGCGGTCCTCCTCGCCGTCGCCACCGGCATCGCCTGCGGCTTCGTCAACGGCGCCCTCGTCGCGTACGGGAAGCTGCCCTCGTTCATCGCGACGCTGGCCATGCTGTCGATCGCCCGCGGCCTGTCCCTGGTGATCTCCCAGGGCAGCCCGATCGCGTTCCCCGACTCCGTCTCCACCCTCGGTGACACGCTCGGCGGCTGGCTGCCCGTACCGGTCCTCGTCATGATCGCGATGGGGCTGATCACGGCCCTCGTCCTCGCCCGCAGCTACCTCGGCCGCTCGATGTACGCGATCGGCGGCAACGAGGAGGCGGCCCGGCTCTCCGGGCTCCGGGTCAAGAAGCAGAAGCTGGCCATCTACGCGCTGTCCGGCCTCTTCGCCGCCGTCGCGGGCATCGTCCTCGCCTCCAGGCTGACCTCCGCTCAGCCGCAGGCCGCGCAGGGGTACGAACTCGACGCGATCGCCGCGGTCGTCATCGGCGGCGCCAGCCTCGCGGGCGGCGTCGGCAAGGCCTCCGGCACCCTGATCGGAGCACTGATCCTGGCGGTGCTGCGCAACGGCCTCAACCTGATGTCCGTGTCCGCCTTCTGGCAGCAGGTCGTCATCGGGGTCGTCATCGCCCTCGCGGTGCTGCTCGACACGCTGCGCCGCAAGGCCGGTTCCGGGGCCCCGTCCTCGGCCGGCTCCTCCGCCGCCGGGCCGGGATCACCGGGCTCGGGGCGCAGGGGAGCGATGAAGGCCGGTCTCGCACTGGTCTGCGTGGCGGCCGTCATCGCCGCCGTGACGTTCTTCAACTCCGGTTCCTCCGGCGGCAACACCCGGATCGGGATGTCCCTCTCCACGCTCAACAACCCCTTCTTCGTCCAGATGAAGGCGGGTGCGCAGGCCGAGGCAAAGGCCGCCGGGATCGACCTCACCGTCACCGACGCGCAGAACGACGCCTCGCAGCAGGCCAACCAGCTCCAGAACTTCACCAGTTCCGGCGTGGACTCGGTCATCGTCAACCCGGTGGACTCCGACGCGGTCGGACCGGCCGTACGCGGCGCCAACGACGCGGGCATCCCCGTGGTCGCCGCCGACCGGGGCGTCAACAAGGCGGACACCGCGACACTGGTGGCCTCCGACAACGTGGCCGGTGGCAAGCTCGCCGCCAAGGCCCTCGCGGACAAGCTCGGCGGCAAGGGCAGCATCGTCGTGCTCCAGGGCACCGCGGGCACCTCCGCGAGCCGCGAGCGCGGAGCCGGTTTCGCCGCGGGCATCAAGGCGTACCCGGGCATCAAGACCGTGGCCACCCAGCCCGCGGACTTCGACCGCACCAAGGGCCTGGACGTCATGACCAACCTGCTCCAGGGCCACCCCGGCATCACCGGTGTCTTCGCGGAGAACGACGAGATGGCGCTCGGCGCGGTCAAGGCGCTCGGCAGCAAGGCCGGGAAGTCGGTCTCCGTGGTCGGCTTCGACGGCACACCGGACGGACTGAAGGCGGTCGGCGCCGGAACGCTGTACGCGTCGGTCGCCCAGCAGCCCAAGGAGCTCGGGAAGATCGCCGTGCGGAACGCGGTCCGGGCGGCCGAGGACAAGAAGGTCGCCCGCACGGTCAAGGTGCCCGTCAAGGTCGTCACCCGGCAGAACGTGGCCGACTTCTCCTGA
- a CDS encoding ribokinase: MYENEDSGPVRYDLLVVGSANADLVVGVDRRPAAGETVLGSDLAVHPGGKGANQAVAAARLGARTALLARVGDDAHGRLLLESQRSAGVDTTGVLVGGAPTGVALITVDPTGDNSIVVSPGANARLTPADIRAAAPLLAAARVVSVQLEIPLETVVETARVLPAGTRLVLNPSPPAPLPAEVLAACDPLVVNEHEARFILGQGAGTTPESWARALTALGPRSVVITLGAGGALAADTRTGECVRVPSPEVDAVDTTGAGDAFTAALAWRLGLGEELPMATALAVRVGAAAVTRQGAQASFPTAEEIGAR, translated from the coding sequence ATGTACGAGAACGAGGACTCCGGCCCCGTCCGGTACGACCTCCTGGTCGTCGGTTCGGCCAACGCCGACCTGGTCGTCGGCGTCGACCGGCGCCCGGCGGCGGGGGAGACGGTGCTCGGCTCCGACCTGGCCGTCCACCCCGGCGGCAAGGGCGCCAACCAGGCGGTCGCCGCCGCCCGCCTCGGCGCCCGCACGGCGCTGCTGGCCCGGGTCGGTGACGACGCGCACGGCAGGCTGCTGCTGGAATCGCAGCGGTCGGCGGGCGTCGACACCACCGGGGTCCTCGTGGGCGGAGCGCCGACGGGTGTCGCCCTGATCACGGTCGACCCGACGGGCGACAACAGCATCGTCGTCTCGCCGGGCGCCAACGCGCGGCTCACCCCGGCGGACATCCGGGCGGCGGCCCCCCTCCTCGCCGCCGCCCGGGTCGTCTCCGTCCAGCTGGAGATCCCCCTGGAAACGGTCGTCGAGACGGCCCGCGTCCTGCCCGCGGGGACCCGGCTCGTCCTCAACCCGTCCCCGCCCGCCCCGCTTCCCGCCGAAGTGCTCGCGGCCTGCGACCCCTTGGTGGTCAACGAGCACGAGGCCCGCTTCATCCTCGGCCAGGGCGCGGGCACCACCCCCGAGTCCTGGGCACGGGCGCTCACCGCACTCGGCCCCCGCTCGGTGGTGATCACTCTGGGCGCCGGCGGCGCACTGGCCGCCGACACCCGTACCGGGGAGTGTGTACGGGTACCGAGCCCCGAGGTCGACGCGGTGGACACGACCGGCGCGGGCGACGCGTTCACCGCGGCCCTGGCCTGGCGGCTCGGCCTGGGCGAGGAGCTCCCCATGGCGACGGCCCTCGCCGTCAGGGTCGGCGCGGCCGCCGTCACCAGGCAGGGCGCGCAGGCGTCGTTCCCCACCGCGGAAGAGATCGGCGCACGGTGA
- the rbsD gene encoding D-ribose pyranase, which yields MKKSGILNRHLAGALAELGHGDTVLICDVGMPIPLGPRIVDLAFRAGVPAFAEVLDGLLDELVVEGATAAEEIRDANPAASRLLAERLPDLTHVPHDALKALTAHARLVVRTGEARPYANVLLRCGVFF from the coding sequence GTGAAGAAGTCAGGCATCCTCAACCGCCACCTCGCGGGCGCCCTGGCCGAGCTGGGCCACGGTGACACCGTCCTGATCTGCGACGTCGGCATGCCCATCCCCCTGGGCCCCCGCATCGTCGACCTGGCCTTCCGGGCGGGCGTCCCGGCGTTCGCGGAGGTGCTCGACGGCCTGCTGGACGAACTCGTGGTGGAGGGCGCGACGGCGGCCGAGGAGATCCGGGACGCCAATCCGGCGGCGTCCCGCCTCCTGGCCGAACGCCTCCCCGACCTCACCCACGTACCCCACGACGCACTCAAGGCGCTCACGGCCCACGCGCGCCTGGTGGTGCGTACGGGCGAAGCGCGGCCGTACGCGAACGTACTGCTGCGCTGCGGGGTCTTCTTCTGA
- a CDS encoding UvrD-helicase domain-containing protein — MPHLAFDIGFCAQLGKLQGTVKQGVFDAWEKFERLTLDQLFKDPGLKLETLKRARDPHIRTIRIDQGTRGVVLAPDSGDTYVLLRVMPHDKAIDWAIKQKASINTVTRAVEVRDIAMLDELTPAYERIAPAPERRLFSKVSDGDLAALGIDETTLRQARALTDAEQLEVFAPYFPQDQREVLEYLAAGFTVEEVWRDVVSVGLAAAPGDDAPVDTEDFATAIHRTRTRIAHVTGSEELRDILDKPFAAWRVFLHPSQHKVAYRASYSGPAQVTGGPGTGKTVVALHRVRHLLGYLKDGERILLTTYTNALVGALRMGLASLVDDEALRDRVDIMTVDAFAGRVLSTSRRPLRGGEEDTRWAQAASATGFTGSAQFLGQEYRHVILARNLQSEQEYVDCERSGRGSKLPASARPPVWRTVQEFTGRLAADGLRTYLGTCAEAADLLAAEGPRYRHVVVDEAQDLHPAQWRLLRAAAPARPDDLFIAGDPHQRIYDSKVSLKAVGIKIAGRSAKMRKNYRSTHEILSWSTALLIGRPFEQLADDTRNETLLGYRSALHGNGPEVYAADSEDAELDAVLARVRGWIDSGIAPGEIGVTARFNNSCDKTVARFRASGILAARLRGDASASPDAVQVGTMHAFKGLEFRCVAVIGVNEASLPYPRAVTPVDVDRMQHQSDLMAERCLLFVACTRARDGLHVSWSGAPSEFLVEAGVGQNS; from the coding sequence ATGCCCCATCTCGCGTTCGACATCGGCTTCTGCGCCCAGCTCGGCAAGCTCCAAGGAACCGTCAAGCAAGGGGTGTTCGATGCCTGGGAGAAGTTCGAGCGGCTCACCCTGGACCAGCTCTTCAAGGACCCCGGGCTTAAGCTCGAAACGCTGAAGCGCGCACGCGATCCGCACATCCGGACCATCAGGATCGATCAGGGGACGCGAGGCGTCGTGCTCGCGCCCGACAGCGGGGACACATACGTGCTGCTGCGGGTGATGCCGCACGACAAGGCCATCGACTGGGCGATCAAGCAGAAGGCCAGCATCAACACGGTGACCCGTGCCGTCGAGGTGCGGGACATTGCGATGCTGGACGAGCTCACGCCCGCGTACGAGCGCATCGCCCCCGCGCCCGAGCGGCGGCTCTTCTCGAAGGTTTCCGACGGGGATCTGGCCGCCCTCGGGATCGACGAGACCACACTGCGGCAGGCGCGAGCACTCACCGATGCCGAGCAACTGGAAGTCTTCGCACCGTACTTCCCCCAGGACCAGCGCGAGGTCCTCGAATACCTCGCCGCGGGGTTCACCGTGGAGGAGGTGTGGCGGGATGTGGTGTCCGTCGGTCTCGCGGCCGCACCAGGGGACGACGCGCCCGTGGACACCGAGGACTTCGCGACCGCCATCCACCGCACCCGTACCCGGATCGCGCACGTCACCGGGTCCGAGGAGTTGCGGGACATCCTCGACAAGCCGTTCGCGGCCTGGCGGGTCTTTCTTCACCCGTCGCAGCACAAGGTCGCCTACCGGGCCTCGTACTCCGGCCCCGCTCAGGTCACCGGAGGCCCCGGCACCGGGAAGACCGTCGTCGCGTTGCACCGGGTGCGGCATCTACTGGGCTATCTGAAGGACGGCGAGCGCATCCTGCTCACCACCTACACCAACGCACTGGTGGGCGCCCTGCGGATGGGGCTGGCCTCCCTAGTCGATGACGAGGCGCTGCGCGACCGGGTGGACATCATGACCGTGGACGCGTTCGCGGGGCGTGTCCTGTCCACGTCGCGTCGGCCCCTTCGCGGTGGGGAGGAGGACACGCGGTGGGCGCAGGCGGCGAGCGCGACCGGGTTCACCGGCAGCGCGCAGTTCCTCGGGCAGGAGTACCGGCACGTGATTCTGGCGCGGAATCTGCAGTCGGAGCAGGAGTACGTGGACTGCGAGCGCTCCGGTCGCGGCAGCAAGCTGCCCGCGTCGGCCCGTCCGCCGGTGTGGCGGACGGTGCAGGAGTTCACGGGGCGGCTCGCCGCCGACGGCTTGCGCACGTATCTGGGCACGTGTGCGGAGGCCGCTGATCTGCTGGCGGCCGAGGGCCCCCGCTACCGGCATGTGGTGGTCGATGAGGCACAGGACCTGCACCCGGCCCAGTGGCGGCTGCTGCGGGCGGCGGCCCCGGCGCGCCCGGACGATCTGTTCATCGCCGGGGACCCGCATCAGCGCATCTACGACTCGAAGGTGTCGTTGAAGGCGGTGGGGATCAAGATCGCGGGCCGGTCGGCCAAGATGCGGAAGAACTACCGCTCCACGCACGAGATCCTCAGCTGGTCCACCGCCCTCCTCATCGGGCGTCCCTTCGAGCAGTTGGCGGACGACACGCGCAACGAGACACTGCTCGGCTACCGTTCGGCCCTGCATGGCAACGGGCCCGAGGTGTACGCGGCGGATTCGGAGGACGCAGAACTCGATGCCGTTCTCGCGCGGGTTCGCGGCTGGATCGACAGCGGGATCGCACCGGGCGAGATCGGGGTAACGGCCCGGTTCAACAACAGCTGCGACAAGACCGTGGCCCGGTTCCGCGCGTCCGGAATCCTCGCGGCCCGGCTGCGGGGGGACGCATCCGCCTCACCGGACGCCGTGCAGGTCGGCACGATGCATGCGTTCAAGGGACTGGAGTTCCGCTGCGTCGCGGTCATCGGTGTCAACGAGGCCTCGCTGCCCTATCCGCGAGCGGTCACTCCCGTCGACGTCGATCGCATGCAGCACCAGTCCGACCTGATGGCTGAACGCTGTCTGCTGTTCGTCGCCTGCACGCGGGCGCGCGACGGACTGCACGTGTCGTGGTCCGGTGCGCCGAGCGAATTCCTGGTGGAGGCGGGCGTGGGGCAGAACTCGTAG
- a CDS encoding serine/threonine-protein kinase, whose translation MPQQQSIAGRYELLEPLANGGMGDVWRGYDTVLDRPVAVKRIRPQAVAGSPQLAEEFVKRFRREARITARIQHPGVPQVYDAVLDDSYERLFLVMELVDGMPLSTYIHPERLLPVSWAVAVAAQVATVLSHAHEVPVIHRDLKPSNILVARDGTVKVLDFGIAAILRTDVTKLTATGSPIGTYQYMAPEQVRGGRISPQTDLYALGCVLHELLSGRLLFSADGEYMVMYQHVNAAPTPLRVLRPDVPKVLEDLVLQLLLKSPEARPADVQEVYERLRPFLPPPGQNLAPGDAGPQGVPDPTGIFRDPYAPRARAGTPRGAAATAIDPQAGLPAPVPVPVPAQLREEIDDAYAHSEALLEEERFAQAAEVLGEVIEPAARALGAESKRVLALRKNRAAIQLLGGDYRAALPEFDALADAYARTDGPTGAPARACRAQAARCRAELGQATDALAALRGLLDVVRTVDSDLSEEAVELRRDIGMLLLAQGRAAEADRILRPLHDDLCVVFGADDEMTEEVAEALSLIRLGLDGPST comes from the coding sequence GTGCCGCAGCAGCAGTCGATCGCCGGACGGTACGAACTCCTGGAGCCGCTCGCCAACGGGGGCATGGGCGACGTGTGGCGCGGCTACGACACCGTGCTGGACCGGCCCGTCGCGGTGAAGCGGATCAGGCCTCAGGCCGTGGCCGGCTCGCCCCAGCTGGCCGAGGAGTTCGTCAAGAGGTTCCGCCGCGAGGCCCGGATCACCGCACGGATCCAGCATCCCGGCGTGCCGCAGGTGTACGACGCGGTGCTCGACGACAGCTACGAGCGGCTGTTCCTCGTGATGGAGCTCGTGGACGGCATGCCGCTGTCCACGTACATCCACCCGGAGCGCCTGCTGCCGGTCAGCTGGGCGGTGGCCGTGGCGGCGCAGGTCGCCACCGTGCTGTCACACGCGCACGAGGTGCCGGTCATCCACCGGGACCTCAAGCCGAGCAACATCCTCGTCGCGCGCGACGGGACGGTGAAGGTCCTCGACTTCGGGATCGCCGCCATACTGCGGACCGACGTCACCAAGCTGACCGCGACCGGCAGCCCCATCGGCACCTATCAGTACATGGCCCCCGAACAGGTGCGCGGCGGGCGGATCTCCCCGCAGACCGACCTGTACGCGCTGGGGTGCGTGCTGCACGAACTACTCAGCGGACGGCTGCTGTTCAGCGCGGACGGCGAGTACATGGTGATGTACCAGCACGTCAACGCGGCTCCCACCCCGCTGCGCGTGCTGCGCCCCGACGTGCCGAAGGTTCTGGAGGACCTCGTTCTTCAGCTGCTGCTGAAGTCCCCGGAGGCACGGCCGGCCGATGTGCAGGAGGTGTACGAACGGCTGCGGCCGTTCCTGCCGCCGCCGGGTCAGAACCTCGCCCCCGGGGACGCCGGCCCGCAGGGTGTGCCCGATCCCACGGGGATCTTCCGCGATCCGTACGCGCCGCGGGCACGGGCGGGCACGCCTCGCGGCGCCGCAGCGACAGCGATCGATCCGCAGGCCGGCCTGCCCGCACCCGTACCCGTGCCCGTTCCGGCGCAGCTGCGCGAAGAGATCGACGATGCCTACGCGCACTCCGAAGCACTCCTGGAGGAAGAGAGGTTCGCGCAGGCGGCCGAGGTGCTGGGCGAGGTCATCGAACCCGCCGCACGTGCCCTGGGTGCGGAGAGCAAGCGGGTGCTGGCCTTGCGGAAGAACCGGGCGGCGATCCAGTTGCTCGGCGGCGACTACCGGGCGGCGCTGCCCGAGTTCGACGCCTTGGCCGACGCGTATGCCCGTACCGACGGGCCGACCGGTGCACCGGCGCGCGCCTGCCGCGCCCAGGCCGCCCGCTGCCGCGCCGAGCTGGGACAGGCCACCGACGCGCTCGCCGCACTGCGCGGCCTCCTGGATGTCGTACGGACCGTCGACAGCGACCTGAGCGAGGAAGCCGTCGAACTGCGCCGTGACATCGGCATGTTGCTGCTTGCCCAGGGGCGGGCGGCCGAGGCGGACCGGATTCTGCGGCCGCTGCACGACGACCTGTGTGTGGTCTTCGGAGCCGATGACGAGATGACCGAAGAAGTCGCCGAAGCGCTCTCCCTGATCCGTCTCGGCCTCGACGGGCCCAGCACCTGA
- a CDS encoding ATP-binding protein: MTSTPPLPIRTPQSPHPAQPRLPRHHFAMRFSSTPRGARLARRLAGERLDAWGVPYGSDTHDTVTLVVAELSANALRHGHVPGRDFRLNLSAEGSALRVEVTDTRGERLPVRPTVAAPVAGLDLEGDGGRGLLLVSALTDRWGWFPCTDGPGKTVWAVVEVPSG; encoded by the coding sequence ATGACCAGCACCCCACCCCTCCCCATCCGAACCCCCCAGTCCCCACACCCCGCCCAACCCCGCCTCCCCCGGCACCACTTCGCGATGCGGTTCAGCTCCACGCCCCGCGGCGCCCGGCTCGCCCGCCGGCTGGCCGGAGAGCGGCTCGACGCCTGGGGCGTCCCGTACGGCAGCGACACGCACGACACGGTGACGCTGGTGGTCGCCGAGCTCAGCGCGAACGCTTTGCGCCACGGGCACGTGCCCGGGCGGGACTTCCGGCTGAACCTGTCCGCCGAGGGCAGCGCCCTGCGCGTGGAGGTCACCGATACGCGCGGCGAGCGGCTTCCCGTACGGCCGACCGTCGCGGCGCCGGTTGCCGGGCTCGACCTAGAGGGAGACGGGGGCAGGGGGCTGCTCCTGGTCTCGGCGCTGACGGACCGTTGGGGCTGGTTCCCGTGTACGGACGGGCCCGGCAAGACGGTCTGGGCCGTTGTGGAGGTGCCGTCCGGGTAA
- a CDS encoding EcsC family protein, which yields MADPSEYELLAWRDIQRFKDRALSRMMKNAGEQVAIGTAELGKRAAKRLEKHPRAQSAVARGQKLVAKGADTVGTKARGAADALPDWSGTAVQSVRQTVGRVSRAGLSSKRVVALHKKRGHDVAALSDLHRLDLQQIDAVRGRAASWYYPAVAALSGASAGLVISGGQLVTVASAGAAAAPSGGAIVGAFAADTAVVLGLASRCVGQVSLIYGYDPEAPAEKLFVMSVINAGTAASATAKTAAMADISRLTQALVRGKSWSVLNEAVVARVSARFAKEFGFRLTKKGLGKALPAFGILVGGTLNWTTLESIVDAADVAYRRRFLLEKYPHLGDEEAYASRPDDGPDAPDEADVAISVLDELAEAGGPDLN from the coding sequence ATGGCGGACCCTTCGGAATATGAGCTCTTGGCATGGCGTGACATCCAGCGGTTCAAGGACCGGGCACTGTCACGAATGATGAAGAACGCCGGTGAGCAAGTGGCGATAGGCACTGCGGAACTCGGCAAGCGGGCCGCGAAACGCCTGGAGAAGCACCCGAGGGCTCAATCGGCGGTAGCGCGTGGTCAGAAGCTCGTCGCCAAGGGCGCTGACACGGTCGGGACCAAGGCGCGCGGAGCCGCTGACGCCCTCCCGGACTGGAGCGGCACCGCGGTTCAGTCCGTGCGGCAGACGGTGGGGCGGGTCTCGCGGGCGGGACTTTCCTCCAAGCGGGTGGTGGCGCTCCATAAGAAGCGCGGGCACGACGTCGCAGCGCTGTCCGACCTGCACCGCCTCGACCTTCAACAGATCGACGCGGTCCGTGGACGAGCGGCGAGCTGGTACTACCCTGCTGTCGCCGCTCTCTCGGGAGCGAGCGCGGGGCTGGTGATCTCCGGAGGGCAGCTCGTCACCGTCGCTTCTGCAGGGGCTGCGGCAGCGCCTTCGGGAGGTGCCATCGTCGGCGCTTTCGCTGCCGATACCGCAGTCGTCCTCGGACTCGCATCCCGCTGCGTCGGCCAGGTCTCGCTCATCTACGGCTACGACCCCGAAGCGCCTGCCGAGAAACTCTTTGTGATGTCTGTCATCAACGCCGGAACTGCCGCGTCGGCCACCGCCAAGACCGCTGCGATGGCCGACATCTCGAGGCTCACCCAAGCACTCGTCCGCGGCAAGTCATGGAGCGTCCTCAACGAGGCAGTTGTCGCCAGGGTCTCCGCGCGCTTCGCGAAGGAATTCGGCTTCCGCCTTACCAAGAAGGGGCTCGGCAAGGCCCTGCCCGCATTCGGGATCCTCGTCGGCGGCACCCTCAACTGGACCACTCTGGAGTCGATCGTCGACGCCGCCGACGTGGCGTACCGGCGGCGGTTCCTCCTCGAGAAGTACCCGCATCTTGGTGACGAGGAGGCATACGCATCGCGTCCTGATGACGGACCGGACGCCCCGGACGAAGCCGACGTGGCGATCAGTGTGCTTGACGAGCTGGCCGAAGCGGGCGGACCCGACCTCAACTGA